TACTCAGCCTCAAAAGGGGGAAGAGTCACCATTGCGAAGAAAACATTATTGATCTGGGGAATTTCACTTAACTTATTGCCAATTAACATCAGCTTTTAATTACCCCTGCCCCTAGTAGCTACCACCCTTGCTGAAGTACACCTGAGCAGAGGTGCTATGTACTCCTTTGATTAGCTGAAgctttgctgagcagcaggTTGGATGAAACTTCCCAAAACCTTCATTCCCACAGAGTGGGAATTTTTTCACtcttgaaaaaatacttttttgttgtttggtttttttttcctttagcaaaaaacaagttttcatttcctttcctgtccTCAACATACAGATGTGCTGAGCTTCATTCAGTCCATGCTTTTCAGCTCTTTGCATCCCACCCACCACACCTTCTCAGTGCCCAGCTGGTGAACCTGAGCTCCCCAGCCTTTGCTGGCTGTTGTTCTTTGGACACAggtagaatcatggaattgtttgggttggaaaagattATCAAAGCCAAccgttaacccagcactgccaaggccactaaaccatgtccctcagcaccacatctacacagctctCAAGTCcttccagagatggggactccaccactgccctgggcagcctgtgccaggacctgacaaccctttgggggaagaaactgttccaaatattcaatctaaacctcccctggcacaatttgaggccattttcCCTGGTTCCATCGCTTGTTTGGGAGAAGAGAAACccccctcactccaacctcctttcaggcagttgtagagaatGAAAAAgcttcccctcagcctccttttctccaggctcgaacacccccagctccctcagctgctccttgtgaGACTTGTGCTCCAAACCCTTCAGAACCTTGAGTTGCAGTTGGttctccccatcccagctccacaCACTGCCCGTAAGCCCAGCACAGACCCCTGCTCTAAAGCAACAGCACAGGCGTCCAACAGAGACACCTCACCACAGCCTTCCTTACCTGACCGCCTCCGGGGAGGTCTTGAAAGGAATATTTCTGTTGTGCTGCGCATCGGAGACAAACGCTGCTGCCAACAACAGATCCTGCGGAAAGGCAAAAAACACAGGCAGGTGGCGGAGCCTGAACTAAACGTTACGTGGATGCCCAGAGGAGGTCCCTTTCACCCCGGGGAATGCTAGAGAAGGAGGCGGTACGAGGGATGCTGCAGATCCAAACACCCGCATCCCTCTTCTGCTGGCAAGGGCCCATCGCTGTCTCATCCCCATCCCAGCCCGGGACGTGCTGGGGCAGCCTCATCCCCCCCGGGggactccccccccccctccccggcggGACACCACCGGACCGGACCGGACCGCTCCGTTACTTGGGAGGCTGCCTCCGCCATGGCGCGGGCAGacgcggccccgccccggccccgccgccttTAACgggcccgcccccgccgcggcgGAAGCGGGAGGCGGCGCCGAGCCTGGGCCCGGGCGGCGGGGATGGTGCTGGAGGCTCTGCGGCCGCGGGCCGTGCGCTGGGCGCTGCTGCTCGCCTTCGGGGCCGGCGTGCTGGTGGGCTGGCAGGGGGGACGCGCCCGGCGCCGCTTCCTGCGCTGGCGCCAGCGCTGGCTGCAGAGCCGGCTGGAAGCCGcccagaagcagctggaggcGGCCTGAGGCGGGGAGGAGCCCGCGGTGGGTCCCGCCGGGTCCGCGGCTGGACCTCCTTCCTGGGGGTCTGCTGCGGGGGTGCCGTCCGGCGGGCTGGCCTCGGGGGGACGCGGAGCCGCTTTGGGAAAGGGCTGGTGGAATCCAAGCGCTTGCCGGGAAAAGGCCAAGCACGTCCCGGGGGCGCCGGGGCCgctctcctgccctgcagaaaACGGGATCGGAACTGCGTCGGACGGACCTAAGGAAGTGCCGAGGAGGTGGCAACGCGAACACCGCGTGTATTTCTGCGCGTCCCTGTTGTCCTTCCTGGAATCCTGCGGCCGGGGGGCGcggccctgcccctgcccggcAGCGCTGCCGGCAAGCTAAACCGGCAGAAGTCACGACGTGACTGTTCCTGGGTGTGTTTGTTTCGCTTATTAGCAAAAAGCCGTACCTTTCGGGCGCTGGTAATGACTGGTGAATCTCATTAGGAGAGCGTGCCGTGGGGAAGAAGCCTGTGGGGACAATTAAGTGGTGAAACGGCTGCATGCATGAGCAGGTTAAGGAAAGGATGGTTGTGCCTTGGACTCTTGGGACAAGGAACTGTGGCGACGGGTGTAGCACgttccttcttcccctcccaccacgagaaaatgtatttccctGAGTCTGAGAGAAGGGGGTGGCCCTACATCGACTGCCCTGGAGGATTTGCTTCAGACTGTACAGCCTGCTGGTTTTCAACTGTTATTACTGAACTGTGACagctttgggggggggggggtaataattaaaaaaaaaagctgatttgtAGCCAAGCAAGTAGTCCTGTGGCTTTTTGGTAGAAGCGCGATTTGGCAGTTCCCTCAGCGCCAGCGGggggctgagcagcactgggcaCCGCTGCTCCGCACAGCTGGCGCTCACAGCCGCGTGCGGTTCGAGCCACATCTGCTTTCTCCAGGCTCTGCCGGCTTCACCGCTGGGGCGCTGGTACCTCCTCGTGGTGCAGCTTCTGCTGTTCTTCCCCTGCCGCCCGGCAGGCTGCTGGGCACGGGGTTCTGCAGGCGGCTGCCGAGGTCTTGTCCGTGCCCAGGTGCCGTATTTTGATGGGGCAAGGGAAGCGATCCCCGGGAAGTGAGAAGGTGGTGCCCGCGCACGCTTCCCAGCCGGCAGCTGAGTTAGCAGAGCCGAGCGGGTCTCCCTGCGGGAGGGCGGGCACAGGGGTCCCCGGGGAGGGGTGGCTGCAGGCCGGCCGCCCCGGGCCAGGCCCTGCCGCTGCGGGGCCCAGCCTGCGTGAGGCCCACCCGGCTGCGGCCAGCAGCCCGGGACAGCGCCCGGCGGGTGCCGGCCCGTGTCCCTGCCGGGGCCGGCGTtcccgggcggcggggccgcgctgcCCCTGCCGCTCCCTCGGCGCCTACAGCTCCCGGCGTGCCGCGCGCCCCGGAAGTGACGACATcggcccccgccgccgcgcccgtTGCCTAGCAACCATGTCGGTGCGGCGGGCGCGGAGCCCCCtgcagcgggtgcagcggcgGAGCCGGGAGCTGCAGGCCCAGGTGCTGGGGTGGACGGGCCGGCCCTGAcccggggcggggcggtggGCGGTGGGGTGGGCCTCTGACGGCTGCCATCGTGTGTTGCAGGTGGAGGCGCTGCAGGCGGAgagcgcggccccggcccccgggCAGCGGCAGAGCCTTTCGCTGAGGTGAGAAGGGGTGGCGGCTTCCGAGGTGTCGGGGGCTGAGGTGCCTTTCGGTGGGAACGGGCACCTGGCAGGTGCTAAGCTGCCGTTTAGGCACGTATTGGTGTTTGTCAGAGAGCTGGGTGAAGGGCTGAGTATCTAAACTGACGTATTTCGGTAAGCAACAGGTATGTCAGCAATAAGAGGAAGACAAGGGTAACTGCAGACCCGCTCTAGAAGGAAACGGGGGATCTGGCCATGCAGGACAcagggaaggctgaggtactcaatgactactttgTCTCAGTCTGCACTGGCAGTGGTCACACCATCAAAGTTAGAGAAAGCAAGGGCATGGACTATGAAAAGGAAGATttccccactgtaggagaagagcaggttcacgaccatctgaaggacctgaaggtgcacaatTTCATGGGACCTGGTAGGATTCATCCACAACTCCTGAAGGAACTAGccaatgaagttgcaaagcctctgtccatcctatttgaaaagtcttagtagtctggagaaattcccactgactgaaaaaggggaaaaaggaagacccagggaaatgcagagcagtcagtctcacctctgtgcctggcaagatcatggagcagatcctcctgaaggctctgctaaggcacgtgAAAAGCAAaggggtgactggtgacagccaggATGGCTTCACCAtgggcaaatcctgcctgactagtttggtggccttctacagtgGGGTCACTGCATTGGTGGACAAAGGCAGAGCAACGAATCTTATCTACCTGGACCtatgcaaagcttttgacactgtcctgaCAACATCCTGGATTCcatggatggaccactcacaACTATTTGGATGGTCCCACTCAAAAAGTAGTgatcaacagctcaatgtccagatgcagatctgtgacaagtggtgttccccaagggttggtactaggaccagtgctgtttaacatctttgtcagcgacatggacagtggcactgagagcaccctcagcaagtttgctgacgacaccaaagtgtgtggtgaggttgacaatctggagggaagggatgccgtccagagggaccttgacaggcttgagaggtgggctcatgcacactgcatgaagttcaacaaggctgagtgcaaggttctgcacctggatCAGGGCAATCCCACACACAGATataggctgggtggagaatggatgaaaacagtctggaggagaaggacatgGGATGATGTTGGATGGAAAGCTCAACATGGGCTgacaatgtgtgcttgcagcccagaaagctgacattgtcctgggctgcatcaaaagaaatgtggccagcaggttaagggagctgattctccccctttactcagctctcatgagatccTGCTTggatactgtgttcagttctggagcccccaacacaggaaggacatggagctcctggagaaagtccagaggagggccacaaagatggtcaaggggctggagcaccactccacaaagacaggctgagagaggtggtgctattcagcttggagaaaagaaggctccagggagacctcacagtggccttccagtacctgaagggggcctacaggaaagctggggaggaaatttttacaagggcttgtattgagaggacaagaggtaatggatcaaacctggaagagggaagattaacgttagacattaggaagaaattatttagtgtgagggaggtgagacaatggaacaggttgcctagggaatttgtggaaaccccatccctggaagtgttcaaggccaggttagatggggctctgagcaacctgatctagtgggaggtgtccctgcccatgcagaagggttggaacgagatgatctttaaggtcccttccaactcataccattctatgatgctatgattctctgatttgGGACACCCCTCTGTCAGAATTTTCAGATAATGCCATCTGCCTGTCTTGCTTTCCATGCAGATGTATGGAGCTGAAGAAATTGGTGGATGAGAATACGAATGCTcttcattatttgaaaaaagtaaGTGTGGGAACCAATTTGTTAATGGTTTTCTCCAAAATGCATCACAGTGTTTAGAGAACAACAGCCCCCTTTGACTTTAGGTGCCTCTAGAGCAATGCCTTGCACTGTGCAACCTGTAGCTGGGCTCTCTGAAGTCCATTTATATGTTATTTAACATCCTATTATTAATGCTTGAGTGTGTACAAGTTCTgtgcttaaaatatttatcagcCCAGTATGTTATGATGCCTTGTACTGGGAGCAGAGAATGCTAATTTGAAATGTCACACAAAATTTCCTCATGGCAGAGAAAAAGGGCAAGGAAGATATTTCCGAACATGGAGTAACAGCAGCTTGGGAAGGTGAAAGCTTGTAAGACATGTCTGGAAAACTAACTCTATATGAGAACTTTGCTTCATGGagcattttgttcttttcttctttatcagGCTGATGAGCCTGCACCTGTGGGGAATTATAaccaaaggaaagaagaagaagaaaagctacTACATAAACTCTCTCAGCAACTGCAGAAACTTGTTCTTACCTTGGATCAGGACAAGGTGGCTATGAATTACGGAGCGTAAGtagcttaaataaataaaatctgcacTTTTATAGAATCCTACATGTACAGCTGGAAAGGACTGTGAAAAATTGTTAGCTCAtgcccttttttattttaacatacaGTTAAAAAAGAAGTGCTGAAGAGCCAACTCTCATGGGGCTTGTTTTCTTGATGCAGCCATGAACAACATGCTGGAATTTCCTGAGGGTGTTGGTTAATGGCTGAAATAGGATGTGGTTGTTGAGAGGGGAGGATGCAATGGGGTCTGTGTGCTTAGAGAGGAAACACTGTTGGGATTTTGGAATTTTTTCAGTTTAGGAGTGAAACCCGGGAATGAAAGTTCTGTATCTGGATAATGTCCTTGCAGAGAAGCCTGTATTGCAAGCCTTTACAGCAATTCCCAgatgttttgttaaaaattttaaaaatgttatttattttgggTAGGAGTGGGGAAAGCCAGGAAGATCTTCAAACAGAAGACGAAAATGGAGAAGAGGATGAGAGTGAAGATGAAGAAAGTAGTGAGGAGGAAGACAGTGAAGAAACAGATGATGATGAGGATGAATTGTTGAATGATCCAAATGTTAAAGAATGTGTTGCAGTTGGAAACTTCAGTGCACAGCAGGAAGGGGATCTTGCATTTACGGTAAATATGTCTCTCTCAAAGGTTTTTGGCTGCAGATCATTCTGTATAAAGCAATCCCTAATTAAAACCTGTGCTGCTGGTATTCAGCTGGTTCCTCTCGGGACTCGGGGAGAAGTGGCTTTTCCTGGTGTACATTTGGCTTGGCAGAGTCCCGTGTCCTTTTGCCACCTTCTGCGGTGGCAGGGTGTGTCGCAGCAGTCTGTGACCTCTGTTGGcgcaaaaataaagcttttgtgTCGTcggtttgtttttaatgtgctggagctattttgaaatactgaattGTCTTTTGTCCCTGTCTCTCCTTCTAATGGCAAAGAAAGGTGAAGTCCTACGTATTCATGAGAAGAAGGTGGATGGCTGGTGGGTAGCTGAAAATTCCAGAGGGGAGAGAGGCCTCGTTCCTAGAACCTACCTTGCGGTTAGTGCGCTGCAGCTTCCTGTTCTGGTCTCACCTTTGTTATCTTGTATATACTGATGATGATTGAGCTGCATAAAATTGATCCCCATGCTTACATGGGGACAGATGTGACAGGTAAGTGCAGAGGAGTTTCTTGAATATGAAAGTTATAATCTTTGTCACTAAAAGTCAATCCTGAAGACTCCAGGCTGCCATGGGAAATTCAGTCATTTCGTGATGTACATAAAATGTGAGTTCTGCAgcatgaaactttaaaaaattgattttaaagctttataactttttttttttcttaattttcagagGTGCTTACACATGCCAACTTATGTACTTATGCACATAGATATCCAGTGGGGAATTGTGGTGAACATTTAAATGTGTGTACACTGTTTGGACTGAGTGATCAGGTGGAACAGAGCTTTTCTCAATGTAACTAAAGAACATGCTGAGTAGctagctttttatttcattatgcCAGAGTATATCTCTTTTTAAACATTCCACTTTGTAAATGCATTCCCTCACTTGTAGGAATACTCTAGTCCCTGTAGCTGCAGAACTTGGGGGCAGTGTTCTGCACTTACAGTGCTCTGTTGCGATACATCACAGAAAATCTCCTAAACTATTAACATGTGCTATGGCTGGATCAAGTATTTTTCAGAACAGACCTGTGAAGAAATCAAGCACTTTGCTGTTTTGAATCTGAATTGCAGGTCCGTCGTGAAGACGGCGAAAGCCAAGAGCGAAGTGGAGAACACATCGAAGTGGTAGATGAAACAGCAGATGGAACTGAAATTAAACAAAGGTAAATGCAGTgatgtgaaagcaaagaagtataaaattattcttcctcCTCTATAAATCCAGCAGTACATTTCTTACAGTGAGAATATGTTGCAAAGGTGGTttgttctttgcatttttctttttgctacaGCAGTCACTTTTTTGTCCACTTTGCAGACACACGTTAACTTGAGAGGGTTGGGgagtttttcttttggtttccttttttttaagccCCTCATAAAATCAAAGAATGACTGGGTCATGTGTCAAGCTGTGTTCCAGCTTATGAGACAGTCTAGCAATAAGTCTTAGTGACTGGAAATATGTCATTGTTAGTATCTCAGATAGGATATGGTTATCAAGCTGCTGctatttgaaaacaaaccaataTGTAGGGTTTAAATTTTTGCCCACACAAGGATGATAtattataaaaattacattatttttcttccagatcaGATTCTCACTGGAGTGCTGCAAGAAGAGCCATTGCAGAGGTAGGTGTATTTCTTTCATAGCAACTTCACCTACTGTAGTGTTAATTATTTTGTAGACAAGGTTTGTCATTTACCAAACACCGTTTCTTCTATTACaggtgattatttttaaagtaacatttctgttttgtttttttgtagcAAGAAATGCTACAAATTAGGATAGAAATAGCTGTAAAATAGCAGGAATACTAatatccatttttctttcttttcttttttaatagaatgACACAGTAGAGGTACTGGCAACCACAGGAGCAGTTCCTGCAGGATGCCGCCTATCCACACTTTTCCAGCTCTTAGAAGAAGGTAaggttttttcctcaaaattgCAGTGCAGGATTCTCAAGTGTCTGTGATGAGTTTCTTATCCTGGTTATTGGCCTATTGGACTTAAATCAGTCTTGCTTAATTATATTTGTTAATTTGTACAGGCTGTATTTGACCATTGATCAAATAGTGTATAAAAggtgttctttttcttctgcaattaATTTTTGTCGTGTGAAAACCTGGCCACATGAAGGCAATGACAGATTGTCTAATGATTtcaaagatttttctcttcctgttgacattgcagaaaattattatttttttcatcttctctttttcctggaaATTTTTTTGAGTCTCTTCACCAAGACTATTTTCTTagtctttttgtttaaaactctTTCAAGTCAGAAGCTCTTTTTGTTAATTAAATTACTGTGCTTCTGGAATGAAATACTGCAGAACAATCAAAAATAGTAAAAGTATCCTTTTTAAACGTGCCTGTAGAAGATACCTCCTTAGTTTTGTTTGGACCAGTCAACATTCAAATGGACTTCAGCCACATCTGAATTTTGGGTGTTGTTCATTTTGTGGCAATAAGGATAAAAAAACcttaagaactgaaaaaattactCTTGTTGTAGGCAATCAATTTCGAGCCAGTTACTTCTTGAAGCCTGAACTTACTCCTTCCCAGTTGGCTTTCAAAGACTTGGTGTggaactctgaaaaaaatactgtgagtATAACTGCTAAGAAAGATATGATGCTTTTGGTTTGAGAGAAGTGATGAGATCTGTAGATGTGAATTGCCAGCAGTATGTCACACTGGTGGGTACTCTTTGCTGTGAAACAGAGGATGGATTTTCATATCAACCTAAGACAGTAGATGTTTTCACATCCTTCCCTCTAACAGGCAAAGAATGGGTACAAGTTTTCATTTTGGGTATCTTACAAGAGTCATGTTGCATCTTAAATGTGTGGGCTCCTTCCCTGTCTGGGATGAAGTAGATCTGCATGGGTGACTGGTCTGAATTTTTAAACCATGAACTTCTGCAAGGCACTGTGAAATCACCAGCTCCCATTTGTCttatttcatttcagctggTGATTATGTCTTGATTTGCACCATTTTTAGAATATTTGGCTCTTCTCaaactaaaatatttgcagGGGTCTCCTCAGAAGAGAGCTAAAGGCTTATGAGGaaggtttgctgctgctgctagtATTACAGAAGCTTTGTGGGTAGAATAATTCAGTCTAGCAAACACTTCACTCAACCACCTCAGTAACTGAACACAAACTGGTGCCATGTGCAGGAGGAGCCTGTAGATTtacttcttctttttctgcatttcagatcTATCCTAGGCCGACTCGAGTGTCCCTGATTGTAACGTTATGTAGCTGTAAAATGATTCCTCTCCCTGGGGTCAGCATCCAGGTTCTCAGTAGACACGTTCGATTCTGTCTGTTCGACGGCAATCGGGTAAGTTGTTTGGCTGTCAAAAAAAGTCTTAAAGAGGTGTGGATTTTTCAGGATCTTTCATGCTCTGGTTCCTCTGGTAGCCAGCTCCTCCAATTGCCTCACTAGAAGAGAAAGACACACACATACCATCTGCCTCCCAAGCTGCTTAGCTTACTCTCCCATTCACCTGGCTTGGCACTGGCCTGGCATCACACAGTGACGTACATACCCTTGCTCTCACTTAGTGATACCACAGACACTTGGGCCCCCAGTGGCTTGGCTAGCTGCTGGCACCTACACATGCACGTGTTCAGAACAGAGAGCCCATTCATCCAGAAAAATAGTTATAAATAGAGTTTAATAAGAAAACAGGGTGGACCAGGCTGATCAGGTGCCCAGGCATGCATCCGAACCCTTCTATTTTCCCACCCTTGTTACTCCACAAAGCATCTTGATCCCtccctttttctgcctttggttTCTCCCCTGACCATCCCATAGTAAGTCGTGCAGTCCCAAAACACCCTTCCCCTGCAGGCCAGTGTCTCCTGTTGACTCAAGGTGCTGGGAGTCACacccagcccctggggctgtCCTGGGTAGCCCTGGGAGGGGTTGGGGTGGGAGCTCTGTTTCTCCAAGTCCCTAATTTCGGTTCCCCACCTGCCATTGTGCCTTTTTACTCCTTTATGCTTGTAGAGACTAGCCTTTTCTGGTCTGATCTATCTCCTCTGATGGGCCTGGGAATAGCTGGGTTATATTCAGATTCCCCTACATGCTATAGATCCTCTGTGCTTCTTTGTGCATTATGTGTAGAGCAGTTTTACATAACAGAACCATCTGACAGTTTTCTTCTGCTACACTGAACCGTCTTGGGAGCAAAGGGACTATTACTGAAGCAAAGAGTGTTGGAAAGTGCCCTGTGGCTTCAGAGAAAACTTCCTCTCTAGTCCTTTAAACTGAAACCATTCAATGAAGTGGAATTTTATCTTATTGCATGCAGAGTGTTGGATTAGTCTGAGATAATATTGCATTTTCTGACAGCTGCATAGCTTTCCAGAAGACCTTGTCTTACTTTTTTTCACCACTTACAACATTTCAGGTGCTGAGTAACATTCACACAGTGAGAGCTACATGGCAACATAAAAATCCTCAAACATGGACCTTTTCTCCAAGAGTAGGTATCATGCTCAGGGAGTGATATAACCAGTAACAATCTATTTACAGCATCTGATACTTCTgctatttgttttgaaattaaatgtattgCAACCAAAATGAAGATGCAGAAAAGACTTGCCGAAGTGCATGAATTCAAACTAAACCAAGTGCTTCAGCAAAAGCACTTTGAGGAAAAGAgctggggggaaagaaaagcattgGGAGGGACTGGTGATCTAGCCTGTGGCACTGCATAACTTTGAAGCAAGGGAATTCCATGGTTTTTGACATGTAAAGTTCTTTAATAGCTTAttatcacacacacaaaatgtaCCCTGGTATCATGGTGGTGTTTCATGGCAAGATAAAAGAATAAGGGGAGTAAGGTTTCAAGTGAAACTGATTCCCTACTTAACATTCTAAATGCAATGACATTGGGTTTGAGATCTTATGTGAATGACTTATGTGTTCGATGGCCTTCAAAAATCAAGGGGTACattaacttcctttttttttatccctctCTGTATTAGGTAATGGGCATTTTACCCAGCTTGCTTGATGGTGACTGTTTTGTAAGATCCAACTCTCTGTCTTCAGACATTGGTATATTATTTGAACTTGGCATCACTTATATTCGCCATGTAAGTGCATGTAGCTGCAGTATAAATCACTCCAAGCACAGGTGTATAAAGTGAACCAGCTGTCCCTGGTTGATGGGAAGTTGCAGTGTCCCAGCAGGAAACTGAGAGATACAAAAGGAAATTTAGATGAACTTTTCCTAGCTTACTACAAAACTCTCTTCCTTTTGGCTTctgagaggaaggagagagatgtTGGGTTTTGGAACTTTCAGTTCTAGTCAATATTAAGAGTGTGAGATATTTCTGACATTAATGTACCTTTAcatacactgaaataatttctcttagTCTGCCAAAGGTCTTGTGTAATGTCGTTGTAAATGACCAGTTCTCTCTTCACTCCTgcattgtttttctgtctttgtgatTCATTTCAGACTACCATGCtatgtattttgaaatgaaaattttaattgtttaaatagTATGGACACTGGTTTCTAGCTGTGATTGATACAGATATATCCTGCCCATCCATGATACGCTTCTGAAAAGTAACTGGGTAGTGATGCAATAGATGGTACAGCCCATAAGAACTACCGTAATAGAAGGCAGGTGCATGCAGGAGTGTAAGAAACACTAATATTTGGAGAATACAGAGGCTTTTTGGAACAGGTCACTGTTCAAAAGATCTCAGCCATTCTGTCTACCAAACTGACTCCATCTTGCTGCCTCTTTCTGAACACTTAGACTTCCATTATGGACACAGTCTTCCTCAGGGTAATCCTGGCAATCAAGTAAATCATGGATGAAAGATGGAAAGTGTGGTAACCACAAGGGTTATAAAGCAGGGTGTTAAATGGTGGGCAAGAGAATTCTGAAAAGATGGGCAGAGGAGTTGCAGAGGGGGGTattgctgtattttctctttcactgacACCTGCATGATCTGAGGGTGCAAGAGGTCATACCTGTGGAGATGTGGAGGAGAGACAGGCTGGTAGTGTGGAGGGGCTGCAGAACTGTTGTGTGGGGAGATCAGTGGAGTGGACATCTATAGGGACCTGGACTATGTGACTTGGTGATGAATAGCATGTTGGTAAGTGATGGTTCACAGAGACCTACAGGGGCATAATGGCCCTCCTTATGCTAATTTGAGTAGGCAAGATTATGCAAAGTTGTCTGCCCGTGTTTACAGAAtaagtttaaatgaaaacaagtgtTTACAAATTCCTGCCTGTTATTCCTGCTTTTGCAGTCTGGAAACGGATGGGCTGGCACACAGGATCAGCTCTGTTTCCCAGGCACTGTCTCTGGCACTATGAATAAGGCCTTCCAATGTGCAGGGTCAGGCTTGGAAACTTGACTCAGGAATCAGATGGGTAGATCCTCTGagtaaatttttttcccctccttctttCTGTCCTGCATTCTTTGGAGTATCAGTGCAGGCTTGGGGGTTTTTACCTTTGTATCTGtgaatttctt
The Apus apus isolate bApuApu2 chromosome 3, bApuApu2.pri.cur, whole genome shotgun sequence genome window above contains:
- the MTLN gene encoding mitoregulin yields the protein MVLEALRPRAVRWALLLAFGAGVLVGWQGGRARRRFLRWRQRWLQSRLEAAQKQLEAA
- the NPHP1 gene encoding nephrocystin-1 — its product is MSVRRARSPLQRVQRRSRELQAQVEALQAESAAPAPGQRQSLSLRCMELKKLVDENTNALHYLKKADEPAPVGNYNQRKEEEEKLLHKLSQQLQKLVLTLDQDKVAMNYGASGESQEDLQTEDENGEEDESEDEESSEEEDSEETDDDEDELLNDPNVKECVAVGNFSAQQEGDLAFTKGEVLRIHEKKVDGWWVAENSRGERGLVPRTYLAVRREDGESQERSGEHIEVVDETADGTEIKQRSDSHWSAARRAIAENDTVEVLATTGAVPAGCRLSTLFQLLEEGNQFRASYFLKPELTPSQLAFKDLVWNSEKNTIYPRPTRVSLIVTLCSCKMIPLPGVSIQVLSRHVRFCLFDGNRVLSNIHTVRATWQHKNPQTWTFSPRVMGILPSLLDGDCFVRSNSLSSDIGILFELGITYIRHSTGERGELSCGWAFLKLFTSNGMPVPSKMHELLLHGGTPYERGVEVGPSISRRGSGVFHQFIALKKQPMLVVKLRSLSAQSKDILNLLPETLIGSMCYIHLLIFYRQILGDALLKDRISIQSTDLICNPILATFPQLLDEPDLMDALRSAWADRERKLKRSEKRDQEFLKSLFVLVYHDSVFPLLRSTLLPDYRWAEEESEASRWKVIAHFLKESRENDGALQYLLSSENTHKAFDIAELAYDFLGEVRKNNPEI